One genomic region from Burkholderia latens encodes:
- a CDS encoding PAAR domain-containing protein: protein MRGSTPCCAAFSEGERNHEPQIILKGDATDHGDVVLDGIANSSFDGRELAYLGAPVFCAACKTEGVIVSDGGERTMTVMGKVVALEHDRCRCLCTPQPKLIPSQGTGTVSG from the coding sequence GTGCGCGGCTCGACGCCGTGCTGCGCGGCGTTTTCCGAGGGAGAGCGGAACCATGAGCCGCAAATCATTCTGAAGGGCGACGCGACCGACCATGGCGACGTCGTGCTCGACGGGATCGCCAATTCGTCGTTCGACGGCCGCGAACTCGCGTATCTCGGCGCCCCGGTGTTCTGCGCCGCGTGCAAGACGGAGGGCGTGATCGTGTCCGACGGCGGCGAACGGACGATGACCGTGATGGGAAAGGTCGTCGCGCTCGAACACGACCGGTGCCGGTGCCTGTGCACGCCGCAGCCGAAGCTGATTCCGTCGCAGGGGACGGGCACCGTGTCGGGCTGA
- a CDS encoding MAPEG family protein, which translates to MSIHPVALVCAAILGMLLFGLGLFVSVTRFRHTTGCGCTSDPDNGLHKVVRAHGNTAEYAPFLAVLFLYFGAHDPSRAVLSLIVAATVCRCLLVIGLLAWPTMATPNPARFVGAFGTYLCGAALCVALLF; encoded by the coding sequence ATGTCGATTCATCCCGTCGCGCTCGTTTGCGCGGCAATTCTCGGAATGCTGCTGTTCGGGCTCGGGCTGTTCGTATCGGTCACGCGCTTTCGGCACACGACCGGTTGCGGGTGCACCTCCGATCCGGACAACGGGCTGCACAAGGTCGTGCGTGCGCACGGCAACACGGCCGAGTACGCGCCGTTTCTCGCGGTGCTGTTTCTCTATTTCGGTGCACACGATCCGTCGCGCGCCGTTTTGTCGTTGATCGTCGCGGCTACCGTTTGCCGGTGTCTGCTCGTGATCGGACTGCTCGCGTGGCCGACGATGGCGACGCCGAATCCCGCTCGCTTCGTCGGCGCGTTCGGTACGTATCTGTGTGGCGCCGCGCTATGTGTCGCGCTGTTGTTCTGA
- a CDS encoding effector protein Tle3 domain-containing protein: protein MISKDIEKRWINGEAIVPPYKPNLYGDEGIKGDPNTSGRDKPDYVSRDTLLGNPSAKDIRAVVMPDVPKDVFDGGYQKVLAWFNSQSPDPEDHTDSVWLSDGGKLTYHRLETPNEVRSRLEKRDAKSWDKNSYHSAVLRDSDNIRRVAAMDVAIGQAKSLDDPNVRNLFIAIADWKIDSKGMDAIENNPYYSSLDYSSKSLVKGNFFYYTQGKFPSSLVPTKPPKMVDAETYKDRAKNRQ from the coding sequence TTGATTTCGAAGGATATTGAAAAACGTTGGATCAATGGTGAGGCCATTGTGCCACCGTACAAGCCGAACTTATATGGAGATGAGGGTATCAAGGGCGATCCGAATACATCTGGACGTGATAAGCCGGACTATGTGTCCCGCGACACGTTACTGGGCAACCCTAGCGCCAAAGATATTCGAGCCGTAGTAATGCCCGATGTGCCGAAAGATGTTTTTGATGGCGGTTATCAGAAAGTTTTGGCGTGGTTCAATAGTCAATCTCCGGACCCGGAGGATCATACGGATTCCGTATGGTTGTCAGATGGCGGGAAACTGACCTACCATCGACTGGAAACGCCGAACGAGGTCCGTAGCCGGCTAGAGAAAAGAGACGCGAAGTCGTGGGATAAGAATTCGTACCATTCGGCCGTCCTGCGTGATTCCGATAACATTCGTCGCGTCGCTGCGATGGATGTAGCGATCGGACAGGCCAAGAGTCTCGACGATCCGAATGTACGGAATTTGTTCATCGCGATTGCAGATTGGAAGATCGACTCCAAGGGAATGGACGCGATAGAAAATAATCCCTATTACTCGAGCCTTGACTATTCGTCAAAGAGCCTGGTTAAAGGAAATTTCTTTTACTACACCCAAGGGAAATTTCCTAGCAGCCTGGTTCCAACAAAGCCACCCAAGATGGTTGATGCTGAAACGTACAAGGACCGCGCGAAGAACCGCCAATGA
- a CDS encoding GlxA family transcriptional regulator, whose protein sequence is MSASPRPILILAFPRAQLLDVTGPLQVFASVNELAQERGQPAPYAPRVVAAEAGPIETSSGLVVMADSLRSAGRPDTVIVAGGKGVHAASTDARMVRWVRQQAQRARRIASVCTGAFLLAEAGLLDGRRAVTHWARCGEFAARYPNVRVEPDPIFIREGTLWTSAGVTAGIDLALALVEEDLGRAVALDAARELVVFLKRPGGQAQFSAMLSMQRTDDRFGELHAWIAEHLAADLSVPALAERVSMSERSFVRHYRAETGRTPARAVEQIRVEAAQRLLGETAWPVKRIATRCGFGSEETLRRSFVRVLGVSPQGYRERFVR, encoded by the coding sequence ATGTCCGCCTCGCCACGCCCGATCCTGATCCTCGCGTTTCCCCGTGCGCAGTTGCTCGACGTCACCGGGCCGCTGCAGGTGTTCGCCTCCGTCAACGAACTCGCGCAAGAGCGCGGTCAGCCCGCACCGTATGCGCCGCGCGTCGTTGCCGCCGAGGCCGGGCCGATCGAGACGTCGTCCGGCCTCGTCGTGATGGCCGACTCGCTGCGCTCGGCCGGGCGGCCGGACACGGTGATCGTCGCGGGCGGCAAGGGTGTGCACGCGGCGTCGACGGACGCGCGGATGGTGCGTTGGGTACGGCAGCAGGCGCAGCGCGCGCGACGCATTGCGTCCGTCTGCACCGGTGCGTTCCTGCTTGCCGAGGCTGGCCTGCTCGACGGGCGGCGCGCGGTCACGCATTGGGCGCGCTGCGGCGAATTCGCCGCGCGCTATCCAAACGTGCGTGTCGAGCCCGATCCGATTTTCATCCGCGAAGGTACGTTGTGGACGTCGGCCGGCGTGACGGCCGGCATCGATCTCGCGCTCGCGCTCGTCGAAGAGGATCTCGGACGCGCGGTCGCGCTCGACGCCGCGCGCGAACTCGTCGTGTTCCTGAAACGGCCGGGCGGGCAAGCGCAGTTCAGCGCGATGCTGTCGATGCAGCGCACCGACGACCGCTTCGGCGAACTGCATGCGTGGATCGCCGAGCACCTGGCCGCCGATCTGTCGGTGCCGGCGCTCGCCGAGCGCGTCAGCATGAGCGAGCGCAGTTTCGTGCGCCACTATCGCGCGGAAACCGGGCGCACCCCCGCGCGGGCGGTCGAGCAGATCCGTGTGGAGGCCGCGCAGCGCCTGCTTGGCGAAACCGCGTGGCCGGTCAAGCGAATCGCGACGCGCTGCGGCTTCGGTTCCGAGGAAACGCTGCGGCGCAGCTTCGTGCGTGTGCTCGGTGTGTCGCCGCAGGGCTATCGCGAGCGGTTCGTGCGGTAG
- a CDS encoding type VI lipase adapter Tla3 domain-containing protein, giving the protein MKPTFTAATRPRLLPYAFVLAILVFAWMFYILFGSYQHWESTGLEVPNMGSTLRNGLFAIVGLVAVGFTAHWAMRTTPSANATAPVAASTSSAHVMVSSPYANAGSAKMLAATGQKYALEIRGIGLAVAGRRQEGIWEQIEEKKDNYSTILSDDPKRYGENPDERKIFSTLASGSAFKYAASEAVDHWPLPVIILGPPKGPIGKYRSAFEIADARQNAGLGVTLFLRIDDKNTSSAAPALSQLFEFFDQHPDVPAVLVMTQDGMQYRWAAKTPGTPSDPPGAFIPPVPDSMATLLVSRTDRVDQLVRPYAVDVPGDIDKDKTQYDVVKLWNYYWKQDDIFQEEFNNNPNNGTGVATMTTDWWVSKLPELWKEATNKGPGEFKPSPYLPVRWTNWQVEEFDEAPLLGYLHRPVTVKLTDSEGKPMRRAEQAQALQEGWKQAMATLPDGAKPTRVFYDTSSDRAWAIPLSQALHGNAEGIDLSEVKEGYDIGRRIGNTGVSSALVQVCLATIGSYRGGGASVTVNLMDNGTASIVVVSPPDDASKAANLKHRGPDPLKYRSAG; this is encoded by the coding sequence ATGAAACCGACATTTACTGCAGCCACTCGCCCGCGCCTGCTACCCTATGCGTTTGTGTTGGCGATCCTCGTGTTCGCCTGGATGTTCTATATCTTATTCGGCTCTTACCAGCACTGGGAGAGCACCGGCCTTGAGGTTCCCAACATGGGTAGCACCCTCCGAAACGGACTGTTCGCAATCGTTGGCTTGGTCGCGGTTGGCTTCACTGCACATTGGGCCATGCGTACTACGCCGAGTGCTAACGCGACTGCGCCCGTCGCGGCAAGCACATCGTCGGCACATGTGATGGTCTCGTCGCCCTACGCAAATGCCGGTAGCGCGAAGATGCTCGCGGCGACCGGTCAGAAATACGCGCTGGAAATTCGCGGTATCGGATTGGCCGTTGCGGGACGTCGGCAAGAGGGGATTTGGGAACAGATCGAGGAAAAAAAGGATAACTATTCGACGATCTTGTCGGACGATCCAAAGCGATATGGGGAGAATCCCGACGAACGAAAGATCTTTTCAACGTTAGCCTCGGGGTCGGCGTTCAAGTATGCCGCCAGTGAAGCAGTTGATCACTGGCCGTTGCCAGTGATCATCTTGGGGCCGCCGAAAGGACCGATCGGGAAATACCGATCAGCGTTTGAAATTGCTGATGCAAGACAAAATGCTGGGCTTGGTGTGACGCTATTTTTGCGGATAGACGACAAGAACACCAGCAGCGCGGCTCCGGCACTTTCTCAGCTGTTCGAATTCTTCGATCAGCATCCGGACGTGCCGGCTGTCCTTGTGATGACGCAAGACGGAATGCAGTATCGGTGGGCGGCTAAAACCCCCGGCACCCCATCGGATCCACCTGGCGCCTTTATTCCACCTGTCCCGGACAGCATGGCGACTTTGCTGGTGTCGCGTACAGACCGCGTCGATCAACTTGTACGTCCCTACGCCGTTGACGTGCCGGGCGATATTGACAAGGACAAGACCCAATACGACGTCGTCAAGCTGTGGAATTACTACTGGAAGCAAGATGACATTTTCCAGGAGGAATTCAACAACAATCCGAACAACGGCACTGGCGTTGCGACCATGACGACCGATTGGTGGGTTTCGAAGCTGCCGGAATTGTGGAAAGAAGCCACCAACAAAGGACCAGGCGAATTCAAACCCAGCCCGTACCTTCCGGTTCGGTGGACGAATTGGCAAGTTGAGGAATTCGACGAGGCACCGCTGCTTGGATACCTGCACCGACCCGTCACGGTCAAGTTGACCGATAGCGAAGGTAAGCCGATGCGGCGCGCCGAGCAGGCGCAAGCGCTTCAGGAGGGCTGGAAACAGGCGATGGCGACGCTGCCGGACGGCGCTAAACCGACCCGCGTGTTCTACGATACGTCGTCGGATCGGGCCTGGGCGATTCCGCTGTCACAAGCGCTGCACGGCAATGCCGAGGGCATCGATCTGAGTGAGGTCAAAGAAGGCTACGATATCGGTCGCCGTATCGGCAATACAGGTGTGAGCTCTGCCCTCGTCCAGGTCTGCCTTGCGACCATCGGGAGTTATCGGGGTGGTGGCGCGAGCGTGACGGTTAATCTGATGGACAACGGCACGGCCAGCATCGTGGTGGTGAGCCCCCCGGACGATGCGAGTAAGGCCGCGAATCTCAAGCATCGCGGCCCCGATCCCCTGAAATACCGGTCAGCAGGTTGA
- a CDS encoding IS3 family transposase (programmed frameshift) yields MEVLTGPERRRRWTAEQKLAMVRESFEPGKSVSMVARQHGVNPNQLFHWRKLYQDGSLSAVKAGEEVVPASELADALKQIRELQRMLGKKTMENEILREAVEYGRGKKMDSALALAAGGRPVKLVCEVLGVSRSNVSARLSRPVTWRDGRQSRQTDDASVVEEIRRVVGDLPSYGYRRVWGSLRNERIAAGQVPFNAKRIYRIMRTHGLLMQRRPAPPRPQRRHDGKVAVARSNQRWCSDGFEFRCDNGEPLRVTFALDCCDREAMSWAATTAGHSGDIVRDVMLAAVENRFGNELHTPSEIEWLSDNGSGYTADDTRRFAAAIGLKPLTTPVCSPQSNGMAESFVKTMKRDYVAFMPKPDAATAARNLAIAFEHYNEKHPHSALKYRSPREFRRSMDSATLV; encoded by the exons ATGGAAGTGTTGACGGGCCCGGAGCGTCGGCGGCGCTGGACGGCGGAGCAGAAGCTGGCGATGGTTCGCGAGAGTTTCGAACCGGGGAAGTCGGTTTCGATGGTTGCGCGCCAGCACGGCGTGAACCCGAACCAGCTGTTCCACTGGCGCAAGCTGTACCAGGACGGGAGTCTGTCGGCGGTCAAGGCTGGAGAGGAAGTGGTCCCTGCATCAGAGCTGGCCGATGCCCTCAAGCAGATTCGTGAGCTGCAGCGGATGCTCGGCAAGAAGACCATGGAGAACGAGATTCTCCGCGAAGCAGTCGAGTATGGCCGAG GCAAAAAAATGGATAGCGCACTCGCCCTCGCTGCCGGAGGACGACCAGTGAAACTGGTTTGTGAAGTTCTCGGCGTGTCGCGCTCGAACGTATCGGCACGACTGTCGCGTCCGGTGACGTGGCGCGATGGCCGTCAATCGCGGCAGACGGACGATGCGAGCGTGGTCGAGGAAATCCGCCGAGTCGTCGGCGATTTGCCCAGCTATGGCTATCGCCGGGTGTGGGGCTCGCTGCGCAATGAACGCATTGCTGCCGGACAGGTGCCGTTCAATGCGAAGCGCATCTATCGCATCATGCGCACTCACGGTCTGCTGATGCAACGGCGTCCAGCCCCGCCTCGGCCGCAACGTCGGCACGATGGCAAGGTGGCCGTCGCGCGCAGCAATCAGCGATGGTGCTCGGACGGCTTCGAGTTCCGCTGCGACAACGGCGAGCCGCTTCGAGTGACATTCGCGCTTGACTGCTGCGACCGCGAAGCGATGAGCTGGGCGGCTACGACGGCAGGTCACAGCGGCGACATCGTGCGCGACGTCATGCTGGCAGCAGTGGAAAATCGGTTTGGCAACGAGCTGCATACACCGTCCGAAATCGAGTGGCTGAGTGACAACGGTTCGGGCTATACGGCCGACGATACACGCCGGTTTGCAGCGGCCATCGGCCTGAAGCCATTGACCACGCCGGTGTGCAGCCCGCAAAGTAACGGGATGGCCGAGAGCTTCGTGAAGACAATGAAGCGCGACTACGTTGCCTTCATGCCAAAGCCGGACGCAGCGACTGCTGCACGCAACTTGGCCATCGCGTTCGAGCATTACAACGAGAAGCATCCCCATAGCGCGCTGAAGTACCGCTCGCCTCGCGAGTTCCGGCGCTCAATGGATTCAGCAACCTTAGTGTGA
- a CDS encoding DJ-1/PfpI family protein translates to MTLHIGLLVFPGVQQLDLTGPHDVLASLPDAAVHLVWKSRDTVASSSGLALAPTCTFDDCPPLDVICVPGGIGINDLLLDAATIAFVQQRAASARYVTSVCTGALLLGVAGLLRGRRATTHWAFHSLLEPLGAVPVRERVVRDGNLITGGGVTAGIDFALTIAAELVGDEEAQAIQLQLEYAPAPPFDAGSPDTAPASVLARVTERSAAGLDKRRKTIDAALRATSR, encoded by the coding sequence ATGACCCTGCATATCGGCCTTCTCGTGTTTCCCGGCGTCCAGCAGCTCGATCTCACCGGCCCGCACGACGTGCTCGCGTCACTGCCCGACGCGGCCGTCCATCTGGTCTGGAAATCGCGCGACACGGTCGCGTCGAGCAGCGGCCTCGCGCTCGCGCCCACCTGCACGTTCGACGACTGCCCGCCGCTCGACGTGATCTGCGTGCCGGGCGGAATCGGCATCAACGATCTGCTGCTCGATGCCGCCACGATCGCGTTCGTGCAGCAGCGTGCGGCCTCGGCGCGCTACGTGACGTCGGTCTGCACCGGCGCGCTGCTGCTCGGCGTCGCCGGCCTGCTGCGCGGGCGGCGCGCGACGACGCACTGGGCGTTTCATTCGCTGCTCGAACCGCTCGGTGCGGTACCGGTGCGCGAACGCGTGGTCCGTGACGGCAACCTGATCACCGGCGGCGGCGTGACGGCCGGCATCGATTTCGCGTTGACGATCGCCGCCGAGCTTGTCGGCGACGAAGAGGCGCAGGCGATTCAACTGCAGCTCGAATACGCGCCGGCACCGCCGTTCGATGCCGGTTCGCCGGACACCGCGCCGGCGTCGGTCCTTGCGCGCGTGACCGAGCGCTCCGCGGCCGGACTCGACAAGCGCAGGAAGACGATCGACGCCGCGTTGCGCGCGACGTCGCGCTAA
- a CDS encoding transglycosylase domain-containing protein produces MNRPLNRILPRVTGTASVWTWIKWSLLAALVIAIAILARLVMTEIETSRLQAHYLSELTRDVGYTVEAGASDHIRFPANGPYDQRLGYSMIPAFQQRLLAHGFVVGKQARDSDRMLALADHGLFLPYEEKDQTGLMLFDSTGAPLFATVFPQRVYADFDTVPRVVADSLMFIEDRYLLDPNQPNRNPAIDWGRFSRALADQALHVVNHHQARPGGSTLATQIEKFRHSPDGRTATPPEKLRQIASASVLAYMNGPQTMLARRGILVRYLNSVPLAARPHIGEITGLGDGLAAWYGRDFNDVNRILSAPTTGDNVDEQGKAFREVLSLIIAQRAPSYFLNRGYPALQKLTDSYLRLLSNGGVISPALRDAALAARIDRSAPPPAARVQSFVSRKAVSSARASLLAALGISDLYQLDQLDLEATSTLDNGVQQAVAERLAQASTRDGAQAAGLYGFEMLAPKDDPSHLTYSFTLYEHRNGANLLRVQTDSVNQPFDVNRGGRINLGSTAKLRTLITYLQIVSDLHARYGSLSNAQLAQVKPDPLDGLSRWALDYLSHTRDRSLQAMLDASVERKYSASPDVFYTGGGAQVFSNFEKSDNGRILTLHAAFEHSVNLVFVRLMRDIVHYEMLKAAGPSSSWLGDPEQRKRYLAQFVDGESKVYVKRYYARYAGKAPDDALALMLKDVRKSPPKIATVLRSVAPNESLAWFSAQMRAQLKGTPAATLSDDDLAALYAKYAIDRFNLNDRGYIASVHPLALWTLNYLRAHPDASLADVQRDSHDARFYTYSWLYKTRYHATQDRRIRRMVELRAYGEITKAWRALGYPFAEVTPSYAAAIGASGDQPDALAKLIGLIANGGQKAPTETITRLDFAKGTPYETRFVRAAAQPQQTLSPEIVNVARTLLRGVVLNGTARRLAGGFTLPDGKTLDVYGKTGTGDQRFNVYARGARLIESRKVNRSGTFVFVLGDRFFGVLTATAHEPYAARYDFTSAMAVQLLKSMAPALAPLIERPATAGTRTAGPAPQAETPTPQAAPAEPS; encoded by the coding sequence ATGAATCGGCCGCTGAATCGCATCCTGCCGCGGGTGACCGGGACTGCATCGGTCTGGACGTGGATCAAGTGGTCGTTGCTGGCCGCGCTGGTGATCGCGATCGCGATCCTCGCGCGGCTCGTGATGACCGAGATCGAGACGTCGCGCCTGCAGGCCCACTATCTGTCCGAGCTCACCCGTGACGTCGGCTACACCGTCGAGGCGGGCGCGAGCGACCACATCCGCTTTCCCGCGAACGGGCCGTACGATCAGCGCCTCGGCTATTCGATGATTCCTGCATTCCAGCAGCGTTTGCTCGCGCACGGCTTTGTCGTCGGCAAACAGGCGCGCGATTCCGACCGGATGCTGGCGCTCGCCGATCACGGGCTGTTCCTGCCTTATGAAGAGAAAGACCAGACCGGGCTGATGCTGTTCGACTCGACCGGCGCGCCGCTGTTCGCGACGGTGTTCCCGCAGCGCGTGTACGCTGATTTCGACACGGTGCCGCGCGTGGTCGCCGATTCGCTGATGTTCATCGAGGATCGCTACCTGCTCGACCCGAACCAGCCGAACCGCAATCCGGCGATCGACTGGGGACGCTTCAGCCGCGCGCTCGCCGATCAGGCGCTGCACGTCGTCAACCATCACCAGGCGCGCCCCGGCGGCAGCACGCTCGCGACGCAGATCGAGAAGTTCCGCCATTCGCCTGACGGCCGTACGGCGACGCCGCCGGAGAAGCTGCGGCAGATTGCATCCGCGTCGGTGCTTGCGTATATGAACGGCCCGCAGACGATGCTCGCGCGGCGCGGAATTCTGGTGCGCTACCTGAATTCGGTGCCGCTCGCCGCACGGCCGCACATCGGCGAAATCACCGGCCTGGGCGATGGCCTCGCCGCGTGGTACGGCCGCGACTTCAACGACGTGAATCGCATCCTGTCCGCGCCGACGACCGGCGACAACGTCGACGAGCAAGGCAAGGCGTTTCGCGAGGTGCTGTCGCTGATCATCGCGCAGCGCGCGCCGTCGTACTTCCTGAATCGCGGCTATCCGGCGCTGCAGAAGCTGACCGACAGCTATCTTCGGCTGCTGTCGAACGGCGGCGTGATCTCGCCCGCGCTGCGCGATGCCGCGCTCGCCGCGCGGATCGATCGCAGCGCGCCGCCGCCCGCGGCGCGCGTGCAGTCGTTCGTGTCGCGCAAGGCCGTGTCGTCCGCGCGCGCGTCGCTGCTGGCCGCGCTCGGGATCAGCGACCTGTACCAGCTCGACCAGCTCGACCTGGAAGCGACCAGCACGCTCGACAACGGCGTACAGCAGGCGGTCGCCGAGCGGCTCGCGCAGGCGTCGACCCGCGACGGCGCCCAGGCGGCCGGCCTGTACGGCTTCGAAATGCTCGCGCCGAAGGACGACCCGTCGCACCTTACGTACAGCTTCACGCTGTACGAGCATCGCAACGGCGCGAACCTGCTGCGGGTGCAGACCGACAGCGTGAACCAGCCGTTCGACGTGAACCGCGGCGGCCGCATCAACCTCGGCTCGACCGCGAAGCTGCGCACGCTGATCACGTACCTTCAGATCGTGTCCGATCTGCACGCGCGCTACGGCAGCCTGTCGAACGCGCAGCTCGCGCAAGTGAAGCCCGATCCGCTCGACGGGCTGTCGCGCTGGGCGCTCGACTACCTGTCGCACACGCGCGACCGCTCGCTGCAGGCAATGCTCGACGCGTCGGTCGAACGCAAGTACTCGGCGAGCCCGGACGTGTTCTACACGGGCGGCGGCGCACAGGTGTTCTCGAACTTCGAAAAATCCGACAACGGCCGCATCCTGACGCTGCATGCGGCGTTCGAGCATTCGGTGAACCTCGTGTTCGTGCGCCTGATGCGCGACATCGTCCATTACGAGATGCTGAAGGCGGCCGGCCCGTCGTCGTCGTGGCTCGGCGATCCGGAACAGCGCAAGCGTTACCTCGCTCAGTTCGTCGACGGCGAAAGCAAGGTGTACGTGAAGCGCTACTACGCGCGTTATGCGGGCAAGGCGCCCGACGACGCGCTCGCGCTGATGCTGAAGGACGTGCGCAAGTCGCCGCCGAAGATCGCGACGGTGCTGCGCAGCGTCGCGCCAAACGAATCGCTTGCGTGGTTCAGTGCGCAGATGCGCGCGCAGCTGAAGGGCACACCGGCCGCGACGCTGTCGGACGACGATCTCGCCGCGCTGTACGCGAAGTACGCGATCGACCGCTTCAACCTGAACGATCGCGGCTACATCGCAAGCGTGCACCCGCTCGCGCTGTGGACGCTCAACTACCTGCGCGCGCACCCGGACGCGTCGCTCGCCGACGTCCAGCGCGACAGCCACGACGCGCGCTTCTACACCTATTCGTGGCTCTACAAGACGCGCTATCACGCGACGCAGGACCGCCGCATCCGCCGGATGGTCGAGCTGCGCGCATACGGCGAAATCACGAAGGCGTGGCGTGCGCTCGGCTACCCGTTCGCGGAAGTCACGCCGTCGTATGCGGCCGCGATCGGCGCATCGGGCGACCAGCCCGACGCGCTCGCCAAGCTGATCGGCCTGATCGCGAACGGCGGGCAGAAGGCGCCCACCGAGACGATCACCCGCCTCGACTTTGCGAAGGGCACGCCGTACGAAACGCGCTTCGTGCGCGCGGCCGCGCAGCCGCAGCAGACGCTGTCGCCGGAGATCGTCAACGTCGCACGCACGCTGCTGCGCGGCGTCGTGCTGAACGGCACCGCGCGACGCCTGGCGGGCGGCTTCACGCTGCCCGACGGCAAGACGCTCGACGTGTACGGCAAGACCGGGACGGGCGACCAGCGCTTCAACGTCTACGCGCGCGGCGCGCGGCTGATCGAGTCGCGCAAGGTCAATCGCAGCGGCACGTTCGTGTTCGTGCTCGGCGACCGCTTCTTCGGCGTGCTGACGGCGACCGCGCACGAGCCATACGCTGCGCGCTACGACTTCACGAGCGCGATGGCCGTGCAGTTGCTGAAGTCGATGGCGCCGGCGCTCGCGCCGCTGATCGAGCGTCCGGCCACGGCAGGCACGCGCACCGCGGGCCCCGCGCCGCAGGCGGAAACGCCGACGCCGCAAGCGGCGCCGGCCGAGCCGTCGTGA
- a CDS encoding PAAR domain-containing protein, whose amino-acid sequence MRGVILVGDVTDHGCRVETGAENSDVLGRAIARVGDRCSCRAGLGTCEIIEGDENVKIEGRAVAFDGHRTTCGSALRSSTGNAGRI is encoded by the coding sequence ATGCGCGGCGTCATTCTGGTGGGCGATGTAACGGACCATGGTTGTCGGGTCGAGACGGGCGCCGAGAACTCGGACGTTCTTGGACGCGCCATCGCTCGAGTCGGTGATCGTTGTTCGTGCCGTGCTGGACTCGGTACGTGCGAGATCATCGAAGGTGATGAGAACGTGAAGATCGAGGGCCGCGCTGTCGCGTTTGACGGGCATCGGACCACCTGCGGTTCGGCACTTCGATCGTCAACGGGAAATGCAGGTCGAATTTAA
- a CDS encoding cupin domain-containing protein, whose amino-acid sequence MKIIRSTEFTAQRAWGALDIANLNGITVRLHWTDQPYRWHVNDGEEVFAVLDGRVEMRYREAGIEHATVLETGDVFHATAGTEHVAHPLGDARILVIETEGSV is encoded by the coding sequence ATGAAGATCATCCGCAGCACGGAATTCACCGCGCAGCGCGCGTGGGGCGCGCTGGACATCGCGAATCTGAACGGCATCACGGTGCGTCTGCACTGGACCGATCAGCCTTACCGTTGGCACGTGAACGACGGAGAAGAAGTTTTCGCGGTGCTCGACGGCCGTGTGGAGATGCGCTACCGGGAAGCAGGCATCGAGCACGCGACGGTGCTCGAAACGGGCGACGTATTCCACGCGACGGCCGGCACGGAACACGTCGCGCATCCGCTTGGCGACGCGCGCATTCTCGTGATCGAGACCGAAGGCAGCGTCTGA
- a CDS encoding LysR family transcriptional regulator has translation MDRIQAMEVFTRVVDANSFTRAAETLAMPRASVTTIIQNLEALLGVRLMHRTTRRLSLTPEGAAYYEHCMKIISEIAEADASFQTGNRKPSGVLRVHMPSSLGRRVVLPSLSIFRQRYPDITLDLGLSDRYVDPVEEGIDCMIRVGPLEDSSMVARRIGMLKRVTCASPDYLARQGEPQEIADLADHHAVNFRASHGARAIPWVFMIEGKPVEVRMNGTVTVNDSDAYVTCGLEGFGMIQPTLFMVLPHLRDGSLVEVLPDCNPKPKPISIVYPHNRHLSQKVRVFADWMAELFESTPALEGGENWRGKVRAEAPDVRRGAVVA, from the coding sequence ATGGACCGCATCCAGGCAATGGAAGTTTTCACCCGCGTGGTCGACGCGAACAGTTTTACGCGCGCGGCCGAAACGCTCGCGATGCCGCGCGCGTCGGTCACGACGATCATCCAGAATCTCGAGGCGCTGCTCGGCGTGCGCCTGATGCACCGGACGACGCGCCGGCTGTCGCTGACGCCGGAGGGCGCCGCGTACTACGAGCATTGCATGAAAATCATCTCGGAGATCGCGGAAGCCGACGCGAGCTTCCAGACCGGCAACCGCAAGCCGAGCGGCGTGCTGCGCGTGCACATGCCGAGCTCGCTCGGGCGGCGCGTGGTGTTGCCGTCGTTGTCGATCTTCCGGCAGCGCTATCCGGACATCACGCTCGACCTGGGCCTGTCGGACCGATACGTGGATCCGGTCGAGGAGGGCATCGACTGCATGATCCGGGTTGGGCCGCTCGAGGATTCGTCGATGGTTGCGCGGCGGATCGGGATGCTCAAACGCGTGACGTGCGCGTCGCCCGACTATCTGGCGCGCCAGGGCGAGCCGCAGGAGATCGCCGACCTGGCTGACCATCATGCGGTGAATTTCCGGGCGAGTCACGGTGCGCGCGCGATTCCGTGGGTGTTCATGATCGAGGGCAAGCCGGTCGAGGTGCGGATGAACGGCACTGTGACGGTCAACGATTCGGATGCGTACGTGACGTGCGGGCTCGAAGGGTTCGGGATGATCCAGCCGACACTGTTCATGGTGCTGCCGCACCTGCGCGACGGCTCGCTCGTCGAGGTGCTGCCCGACTGCAATCCGAAACCCAAGCCGATTTCGATCGTGTATCCGCACAACCGGCATCTGTCGCAGAAGGTGCGCGTGTTCGCGGACTGGATGGCGGAGCTGTTCGAGTCGACGCCGGCGCTGGAGGGCGGCGAGAACTGGCGCGGGAAGGTGCGGGCCGAGGCGCCGGATGTGCGGCGCGGGGCGGTGGTGGCGTAG